ATGTTTATAGCTGTAAAATACTTATGCTTCTTTATGATGTAATTAAAAAAAACATTTTACAGTTCTTTCCAGTGTCCATGTGTTTAATCTAATGTCCTACTCTTTCAGGAGTTTGCCCCCGGCTCAAATGGTAAATTGACTACAATGGGCGTTTATGTGCGTGATCTCCTCCTTGGTCAGGTATATCTCTTGAAGTTATTTCACAATTCTTCCATACAACAAAACAGTATCCTGAGCTGCTATCACAATGTCTCCTTAGTTACCCCACTACATCCGAGGGCAGAGATCATTAACCATATTATTTTCTGAACCTAAATGCAATTAGTCTTTCTTGAATCACTCACCTGTTGATTTGGCATACTGAGGGGAAATTTCAATTGTGGAGTTGCTTTTAAGAGGAGACATCATCTCTTCCGCCAGTAACATCACTGTATAAGGTTTGTCATGATGTGTTGCTCAAAATTTCTTTTTTCACTGTTTTTCGCTAGTCTAACCTATGTTTCAAGTCGTTGAAGGATTCATAACATTTGAAATGGTTTGGTCTTGCTAGTTTGCAAGATAATTTACTCTCTTTTTTTATCTGCTGAGgattatatcacatgaaacatgtatgCCCATGGGGCTTTTGCCCATATTGGTTtcttgtgatttttttttcatcCTGACATGATTCTTTGCCGAAGGTGTATATGATATGTTATCAAAGAAATAAGTCCAGTTTTTTCTAGAGAAAAGCGAGAGGGTTCCAATGCGTTAAATATGATATAGTTAGTTTTTTTGGAAATGgtactaaaaagaaaaaaagatgagTAATCGGGATACTGATTTGATAGTTAACTGTAAAaccacctttttcttttttgctgCTTGAATCCACATTTATTCCCAGTCAGATGCTCTGATATGTTGTATTGCAAATTTCTCTAAATTCTTCTATAATTTAACCAAGGCCCAATAGTTCATACATTTAATTGCCACGCTAGTTAGGTAAGCAGTGACATAAATTAAGATTTTCTGGTTTGTTCGGCTGTTCCTGTTGCTACTCTAGAGCAGATTTGTCCTTGCACTCTATTTACGGGTCCAGCCGATACACTATAACATTAACGATGGTTAATTCAGTTTGCTGAAGGCAATTGCAAAACATTTGACTAAATTGTTATGGTTTTCCCGCTATCCTGATCACTGAACAGTTTAGTTGTTTAATCTTTTGTAGTAATGTAGTAATTTTAGAGGCGCGTACAATTGCCAGCGTAATTGCTATGACAAATCATTGTTTATTAAATCACCATCATATTTGACCTACCAGTCTGTATTTGTTGGTAATTCTCATGCAATTCCTCAgtgtttctatatatatatatatatatatatattactctaTTAGATAAGTTTCAATTGAGGATTATTATTTTTCACATGTTAAAACAAAGCATCAATGATATTTGTTATTTTTTTGCAGTACTATTTCGACAGTCTTCTTCCGCGAGTGCCCCTCCCAATTCTCCGACAGGTCACTAGCCATCTTGAGAAGTTGAAGCTTCCAATAAAGCAGTCAGGAATGACTGGGGATTCCAATAGGCTTGAATCAAATGATACTGCCAGAAGGCCTCCTTCCGTAAAGGCTTCTTTGTCTGTCTCTTTTGGTCAGCGTGCTCCACACCGTGCATCGACAAGGGATTCTTCCCCAGTCCGAAGAACATTACCTTCCAAACAGGACAAGGAAAGAAGTTATGATGGTAACCGTGCAAAATCGCCACCAAGGAAGCGCAGAACTCGGAGCTCTGAGCGTGATCATGACTCTGAGAGGGATCGTTCAGATCGTGATCGTGGCAGGTACAAGGATAGGGAGCATGATCGTTATGCTCGTGATCACAGAGACCGGGATCATCATCTCCAGAGTTATTCAGATAGGGATGACGAAAGGCGAGGCCGTGAAAAGAGGGACTGGGATTCTGACCGAAATAGGCATTCAAGCTcccgcaggagcaggagcaggagcaggagtccagTCCGTGGCAGAACTGACGGTGACAAACATCGCTCCAGCCCATTTGGTAGGGCACCAGAATCATCCAACCTGGCAAAGCTAAAGGATTTATACGGTGATGCAACAAACACAAAGAATGATGCTGACGATGATAGAGCTCACAGGGATTCTGGAACGGAAGAGGTAATCCGACTGGGAGGGGCAAGGTGGAGATGAATCTCATGTTAAGGGACACCACGGCAGTGCATTTAGGCTCATGAATCCAAAAATCATGTGTCAGAAGTTACTCAAGAAATGATGGGCTGTATGTCTTAACTTGAACTTGCGATTTGAAAGATTTACTATCAAGTTTTTCCGACATTATGCTGTCAAATCTTTTTACGTGGAGGTTCTGCTTTGCCCATGGTTGGTGCTACAAAATGTGCTCTGACGTCATTGGCATTGACTGTTTGCTGTATGCCTGTGTCTTGCATCACATTTGTGATAAGCAAGCAGAATGACGCAATAACCACGTGTATATTTTCAACGtatgttccttttttttttaagtGTACAATGTAGCCTTGCTGGCTCAAATTGCAAATGTACAACACTATTAATTTGTAAGATTCATTTTGGGGGCAGGGCTACGCCACGTTACTTGCAAAAATCTTCTCAGCAGAGCATGACTGCTGCTGAGAACATCTaaaaaaatcaaatcaaatatatGCAACTCTCTTTGCCAGATTATCGAGGGCAATCTCGCCGGCGCAAGTGTAGGCGAGCACGAGCAGGACCTGCGCGTACGGGGGCCAGCAAGACTGGCGGGGCCAACGCggatggcggcggccatggctggTCCGGGCGAGCTCGACGGGGACGGGCCTACACGGCCATGAATGGGAGAGCGCACACAGCGTCAGGATGGTGGATAATTTTGACCAATTCCCGAAATCCACGAGTTTTTAGAAGTCTGCTCTAGAAATCCATGGATCTTGCCCTCAGATCTGGAGTTTTGACGGATTTAAATATGTGGAGCCAAGGTGTTtgggtaatttttttttttttttgatctgGAGCACTTGGAGCTATCCTAAATAGGTCTGTACTTTAATCCGGCGTacgttgcaatagtatgtttcaagtgtttcagatgtgtttcgaggtatgttgcaagtgttgtatatcgacgttgcaaaagtagatcgggatgttgcacatgttgtaacggctatacacgtatgtttcaagcgtatgttccaaatgtttctgtTCCAGATGACTTGCAAGtgtttggatgttgcaaaatatATCTAGACGTtgtatatacatgcatgttgcaagcatatgttaagtgttttcaggtgttttcatacgtatgtttgtaagtgtttcatctgtatgttgcatatgtttggaatggttttcaaatgtttttaagacatttttgcaagtgtttcagacacttgtttcaaatgttttatctatcttcttttatatgttgcaactgttgcatctGAATATTTTAAAAGTATATTGGGTGTTGCACATGGAATGCGGCCGACGACGCGAACGACGTCGGGGGCGGCGCGGGACCACTACTGGTGCGCTCCCTCGCGAGCCTGACGCGCTAGGCGCTCGTTCACTCCCTGTGCGGGCAGCGTCCGAACGCTAGCAGGTCCGTTCAAATTGTCTTTCTTTTTATTCGGGTAATGGTGAGGTCAGATAAGAAAAAGGATGCTGCACCCCATTCTCATGATCTTAGCAAGCTAACTACAAGCTGCCTGGTCACGCTAAGGCTGCTACATCAGGCTTATCACTATCGGGTCCGGAGACCTTGTTTCGCCCCTTAGTTGGTGAAAGTGGGCGATTATGATGAAGTGGATTATCGCCGCTAGTTTAAACCGATAGTGAAAATGATTATCACCGTCAGACATGCAAAAAAAGCATTTTTGCAGGTTTGTAGACAAGTCCGCTTGCGTCCCTAAATCCCGTGATTGGTTTTGCTTTTTAGTATGATTACAATATAATGGTACAAATGAGCACTCACAAAATCATTAAACAAAAGGCTTTGACATTTGGCTAAGTAACTAACAGTAGACTATaggtaattttttttctatatagcTAGTATTAAGAGCCCACATATTCATCAGCaatatcctcctcctcctcctcctcctcctccgagtATTCAAAATCTTCATCCTCCACCTCTAGGTCCTCATCATCGCCCGTGTCCTCCACCACCACTCCTCCTGCAATAACAGGTTTTTTATCTTCATCATCTAAGCATTCATCATCAGCAAAAGCCTATAGTAGCTCTAGATGGTTAGAAGTTATAAGTTTGTATAAAAAGATCATTATGATAGCGTCATGTAAGGGCAAATATATATAGAAAAGAACAAAACACTATCTggcaaaagataagaaacaaccGTGTACACATTTCGATTTTAAATAAAAATCATCCTAGCGCATTCCATggcaaaagataagaaacaaccGTGTTCGTTTGCGATTACTCTCACATCCAAAGTCATAATGTCTGGGAGAATTGTCGTGTCTTCCATCCAGTATTCTGTGTCATCAATATTCCGTGCATCCATAGGAAGTCACCATAGAAAAAAGGGGATCATATATCAGTTTGGAAATAGAGAGTTAGAGTGAAGATTGAGAGTGCTAAGAAATGTTGCTGGGACAAGAGCAAAGCAAAAAACTGGAATATACCATGGCTGAATTTCTCAAAAACGATCATCAGCGATACATTTGTGTATACACCCTGAATTGGACAAGTCCAATGACAAATCCATTCTTTTTTTTCATTTGGGCACTTCTCTGAATTACAGAGCAAAGCTAATCTGTTTTCTAAATATAAACTATCATAAATAGTGTAGTTCATGGCAATTTCTTAATTCTGTCGGTTCTGTCTAGATTAGGAAATTATGTGAAATGTTTATTGATCCAATTAGTATGGATGTCAGCGTCCAGCTCTCAAATATGTGCCCAGGTAAAGTCATCAATAAACATAGTAGAGAAAAAAAATCTTGCCATGACAACATGATTCCAAGTAAGAGAGGAACTATAACTAAGTGAACTCACCGGCAGGTAGGCTAGTGTGAGGTGGAGATGTTGGATGGTCTTAAAACACCGCAACAGCCCTAGACAGTCTCGATCGGGATCGGGCGCAATGGCCGGAGATCCATACACAAGAAGTATGATGGGGCACACGCTCTCCAGATGCTTCATGGTACCAAGGTGGACAGAGATCGGATCAAACAGATCCCCCCACCTGAGCACCTTCAGCGCAGGCGCTGAGATGTCGGCGACCGGCTGAACCCAATAAAAAATGAAACGCAGCCAAACACGCTCAGGTACTCAAGCGCCGGCGAAGCCACGGCGAGCTGTTCCAGGCCGCGCACCTTGTCCAGCGTCATCTCCCGGAGAGAATCCGAACGGATCGTGAGGCTGTCCAGGCCCCGGGCGCCGCGGACCGTGAGTTTGACCAGGCAGGGGCACCGCGGGGATGAGACGGCGTCGCTGAGCGCGCACGGGCCGCGGAACAGGACGCGGGTCAGGGAGATGTCGGTGAGCCGAGCGAAGACGCCGACGAGCGCGACGGCGAGGCCCAGGCCGCACCCGAGGTCGAGGGTCACGCTGGTGGCGCTCGCCAGGCAGGGCAGCTCAAGGGAGCCCCTttcctcaccgccgccgccgccgccgtcgtcgtcgatgtcTCTCCCCGGCGCGTGGTTCGTGAAGCTGAGGTGGCCGGTGAGGCGGCGCGCCACGGCGGGGAGCCAGGCCGCCACGGACTCGGCGTCGGCGTCCAGTGTCCCCACGCTGAGGTAGCTGAGCGCCGCCTCGtgagcgtcggcgtcggcgtctctCCCGGTCCCGGGCGTCGGAGTCTCTCCCGGTCCCGGGCGCCTGGTTGGTGAAGACGATCCTGCCGGAGATGCGGCGCTCGGCGACGCGGAGCCATGCCGCCACGGGCTCGGGGGCCGCGCGCGTCCTGGCCTCCTGGGTCGTCACCGGTCATCTTCAGGTGCCTGAGCTCCGCTTCGTGGCCGGCCAGCGCTGACGCGATGAGACGAAAGAGGGACGAAGCGGAGCTCCGGGAGCAGCGTCAGCTGCTGGAGCCTGGAGGGCACGTTGGTccgaccagcggcggcggcgtcgccgaGACCCGCGAGGATGCTGAGCAGGACGCTGTTGGGGAGCGCGCTCAGACAGTCCACGCAGGCTTCGTCGTCGTCGGAGGGTTTGGCGCCGAGGTCGCGCCGGCCGCTGCCGCTCAGGCTTGTCTCCGTCGTCTTCATCGGACGAAGGCAAGGCATGCTCCAAGCAGCTTGGCGAGAGTGCAACTACTGAGGCTGAGGCTGACGAGACCAACGGCAAAGCAGAGGAACATGTGGGGCCCACATAAATAAAAGAATCCAGTGCATGATTTTTTGCTAAAAAAATACTATATTAATATTTAATTGTAGATCTAAAAGCTGTAATAGTGAAAATGTAAATTTGGAATCCAATCGGCAAACCAGAAGCCGACAGGAAACCAATCGGCAATCCAGAAACCGATAGGCCGGCATTTGGATTGCTGATATGTGAGCCTATGGGGCCGATAGGAATATCGGCATGCTAGGGGCCGATAGGTCCTCCCAAACGTCAAAACACCTTTTTTCCCCTTTTTTGTATGCTCAGCTTTTTACtgatttagatccaaaaattaGTATATACTTTAGGTATTTGATACTTAGGTAATATTTACGTAGTTAGAAGATGTAGACTCTAGTTAGTTAGTAATTTTGCAAAATTAGTTTAGTTGTTTTGTTTTTACATTCTTATACGTGCTGCGTTCGTTCTGTTCTTCTCTTTTGCAGTTTTTTTATTTCGGTTGTCCATCCGTTTttactttttttgttttttttatactaGCAAAATATGTTCATGTGACAGAACCACAATTTATTATGCAACTAGCAGCACGAGCCCGGCAGAGCCGTGCACAGGAACAGCGATTATGACGAGACGGCTTGAACCGACAGTACGGCGGCCAAGGTAGCACGCGCGTACGGTGTCACCAGCCACGACCAGACAATCTAGGATAATTGTGCAGCAACCACCATGTGGACCTCATCAGCAACATGAGGCAACACGGTGGGGTGGCACGGTGTTGAAACGGAGGGCATTTGGAAGAAAAACAACACAAGAACCATATTACGAAAGACACAAACGGAAaccgcaaaaaaaaaagagaaacaaaCTGCGGAGTGCAGATATCGGCTCCCAGATTGACGATAGCTCTTCAGCCGGCTACCTGATTGCCAATAGGACCCTGCAATGTGATTTTTGCCTGCCATGTAGGCTGTCAGCAACCACCGTCGTGCTGCACCGCCTCACGCTGCCCTCGTTGGTCCCACCTCACCGCCTCGCGCCGGCGCAGGACATGATAAGTTTTTTTTGCGACTTAGGACATGATAAGGTTGggaagggaggagagagagagcgtTGTGAAgataagagagagagggagagtaggGGAGAGGAATAATTAAATGTTGCGCCAGCAGGAATATTTACCGTATGTTGGATTCAAAATTTTGTGCATAGTCGCGCATATCACGAATCGCCTCTATATATAATGATTTATAAGTAAATGATCTTATTTTTATGGACAGTCTTTTTTAGTGTCTgtctctaaaaattgattttcagAAGTGATTATACAGTCAACTGGCAATAATTTATAGAGACGGTCCACAACCAGGACCGCTTATACCATCTTTGTTCAAGCGGCCACGAAAATAGTTTATAGAGGTGTTGGCCGGCCGGGACCCACCCACGAGCGGCATGCAGGATTGGAGCTGGTAGGAAAACGAACTATCTACGTCCTCGTCAGTGAATTTTCGTTTCGTTACGTTAcgttgggcccagtttagttccaaaaattttacaaaatttttcacattcctcgtcacatcgaatctttagacgtatgcatgaagtattaaatataaataaaaaataaaactaattacacagtttagacgaaatccacgagacgaatcttttaagcctaattagactataattggacactatttgccaaataacaacgaaaatgctacagtacccattttgcaaaaaaaattagaACTAAACTGGCCCTTGGTTAATTGTGGGCTAGCTAGCTGCTTTTTGCCCACATGCATTGACTGGCATGCAGATTTTGTTTTATATTTCTGCTAGTAACTGATCGCATCGACCAGATCACATGCGCGCGTGAGAGTGACCTAGCGTGTGTGTGCCCAACTCGCAAGCTAAGCTAAGCCATGCATGTGTGTAACCGGCTACTGAACTAAGGCGTACGCCGAACTTGCCGATCATATCGACCAatgcaacatgcatatatatgccATATGGTCGATC
The nucleotide sequence above comes from Miscanthus floridulus cultivar M001 chromosome 18, ASM1932011v1, whole genome shotgun sequence. Encoded proteins:
- the LOC136523372 gene encoding uncharacterized protein, which encodes MKTTETSLSGSGRRDLGAKPSDDDEACVDCLSALPNSVLLSILAGLGDAAAAGRTNVPSRLQQLTLLPELRFVPLSRPGRARPPSPWRHGSASPSAASPAGSSSPTRRPGPGETPTPGTGRDADADAHEAALSYLSVGTLDADAESVAAWLPAVARRLTGHLSFTNHAPGRDIDDDGGGGGGEERGSLELPCLASATSVTLDLGCGLGLAVALVGVFARLTDISLTRVLFRGPCALSDAVSSPRCPCLVKLTVRGARGLDSLTIRSDSLREMTLDKVRGLEQLAVASPALEYLSVFGCVSFFIGFSRSPTSQRLR
- the LOC136520033 gene encoding pre-mRNA splicing factor SR-like 1 — translated: MEIQSSGRPIEGLMEKVLSVNILSSDYFKELFKYKTYHEVVDEIYNQVDHVEPWMTGNCRGPSSAFCLLYKFFTMKLTVNQMHGLLKHQDSPYIRAIGFLYLRYVAEPKTLWTWYEPYIKDDEEFAPGSNGKLTTMGVYVRDLLLGQYYFDSLLPRVPLPILRQVTSHLEKLKLPIKQSGMTGDSNRLESNDTARRPPSVKASLSVSFGQRAPHRASTRDSSPVRRTLPSKQDKERSYDGNRAKSPPRKRRTRSSERDHDSERDRSDRDRGRYKDREHDRYARDHRDRDHHLQSYSDRDDERRGREKRDWDSDRNRHSSSRRSRSRSRSPVRGRTDGDKHRSSPFGRAPESSNLAKLKDLYGDATNTKNDADDDRAHRDSGTEEVIRLGGARWR